A portion of the Lolium rigidum isolate FL_2022 chromosome 1, APGP_CSIRO_Lrig_0.1, whole genome shotgun sequence genome contains these proteins:
- the LOC124688586 gene encoding diacylglycerol kinase 1-like, whose protein sequence is MEEEIDTPRDSSSKPCGPLEEYRIPDYILKPDAQQVLVDHAPQCPVLVFINSKSGGQLGSSLITTYRELLNEAQVIDLSEEAPDKVLRRLYVNVERLKIEGDILAVQIWRTMRLIVAGGDGTASWLLGVVSDLKLSHPPPVATVPLGTGNNLPFSFGWGKKNPSTDQEAVKSFLGLVKHAKEIKIDSWHLLLRMRAPKEGPCEPIAPLELPHSLHAFHRVSSGDSHDVEGYHTFRGGFWNYFSMGMDAEVSYAFHSERKRNPEKFKNQMTNQGAYAKLGLKQGWFCASLSHPSSRNIPQFAKVKVMKRAGGHWEELQIHHSIRSIVCLNLPSFSGGFNPWGTPGTRRAEDREFTAPYVDDGLLEVVGFRDAWHGLVLLAPNGHGHRLAQAHRIRFEFHKGAADHTFMRVDGEPWKQPLPKDDDTIVVEISCLGQVTMLANEPCKSKSFSDPLSSLGHDSHHHDHGDEDKDGVGDEDEWEDGRRKFGAADTFKLPDEIDIAHLS, encoded by the exons ATGGAAGAGGAGATAGACACCCCTAGAGATTCTTCTTCTAAGCCGTGTGGGCCTTTGGAGGAGTACCGTATTCCAGATTACATTTTAAAACCAGATGCCCAACAGGTGCTTGTTGATCATGCTCCACAATGTCCTGTATTAGTGTTCATCAACTCGAAATCTGGTGGCCAACTTGGAAGTAGCTTGATCACCACATACCGTGAGCTTCTCAATGAAGCCCAG GTTATTGATCTGTCAGAAGAGGCTCCGGATAAGGTTTTGCGCCGTTTGTATGTCAACGTTGAAAGGCTCAAGATTGAGGGGGACATTCTCGCTGTTCAAATTTGGAGGACGATGAGATTAATT GTTgcaggcggcgatggtacagcgaGTTGGCTGCTTGGGGTAGTGAGCGATCTTAAGCTTTCCCACCCCCCTCCAGTTGCTACCGTACCTCTGGGAACTGGAAACAACCTTCCATTTTCATTTGGATGG GGAAAGAAAAATCCTTCTACAGACCAAGAAGCTGTAAAATCGTTCCTTGGGCTTGTGAAACACGCAAAAGAGATTAAAATTGATAG TTGGCATCTACTTTTGAGGATGCGAGCTCCAAAGGAAGGTCCATGTGAACCCATTGCTCCCTTAGAGTTGCCTCATTCACTACATGCGTTCCACCGTGTGTCAAGTGGTGACTCACACGATGTG GAAGGTTACCACACATTCCGCGGAGGATTTTGGAATTACTTCAGTATGG GGATGGATGCAGAAGTGTCTTATGCATTTCATTCTGAAAGGAAGAGAAATCCAGAGAAATTCAAAAACCAGATGACCAATCAG GGTGCATATGCTAAGCTTGGACTTAAACAAGGATGGTTTTGTGCATCTCTAAGTCATCCGTCTTCGAG GAATATTCCTCAATTTGCAAAGGTGAAGGTTATGAAAAGAGCTGGTGGCCACTGGGAAGAACTACAAATTCATCACAG CATTCGGTCGATCGTCTGTCTCAATCTGCCTAGTTTTTCCGGAGGTTTCAATCCATGGGGCACACCTGGCACGAGAAGAGCAGAAGAT AGGGAATTCACAGCGCCTTACGTTGAtgatggtcttcttgaggttgttGGGTTTCGTGATGCTTGGCATGGGCTGGTTTTGCTGGCTCCTAATGGACACGGCCATCGCCTTGCACAG GCCCACAGGATCCGCTTCGAGTTCCACAAAGGTGCGGCGGACCACACATTCATGAGGGTCGATGGGGAGCCATGGAAGCAGCCCCTCCCAAAGGACGACGACACTATCGTTGTGGAGATCTCCTGCCTAGGTCAGGTGACCATGCTAGCGAATGAGCCCTGCAAGTCGAAGAGCTTCAGTGACCCGTTGTCGTCGCTCGGTCATGATAGCCACCACCACGACCATGGCGATGAAGACAAGGATGGTGTTGGGGACGAGGATGAGTGGGAGGATGGCAGGAGGAAGTTTGGGGCCGCGGATACGTTCAAGCTCCCTGATGAGATCGACATTGCTCATCTCAGCTGA
- the LOC124688516 gene encoding uncharacterized protein LOC124688516 — translation MPSSMAYLTTTPNTGKAVRRLSMSSTQGVDELKNEPRFPSLSRRTLLGFLVSAWSTRSGFSSTNMVGDLERWRSWPGHAVRQQRKRGLRNQKWTNMYNTFFKLNLPTCMCSYIRADRSTDINLHGVTDQPERPTSAWRQRSGDPVHGSMGKGQILVNGHSAGICVKSLQGSGKAMSVHHNTLTGFVSC, via the exons ATGCCATCAAGTATGGCTTATTTGACAACCACACCAAATACG GGTAAAGCAGTCAGGAGACTGTCGATGAGCTCAACACAAGGAGTGGACGAGCTGAAGAATGAGCCTCGGTTTCCAAGCTTAAGCAGAAGAACGTTGTTAGGCTTCTTGGTGTCTGCTTGGAGTACCAGAAGCGGCTTCTCGTCTACGA ATATGGTTGGTGACCTGGAACGTTGGCGTTCTTGGCCTGGTCACGCTGTCAGGCAACAGAGGAAGAGGGGCCTGAGAAATCAGAAATGGACAAACATGTACAACACATTTTTCAAGCTGAACTTGCCAACTTGCATGTGCTCTTACATAAGAGCAGATCGCAGTACTGATATCAATCTCCACGGCGTTACAGATCAGCCTGAAAG GCCTACTTCGGCATGGAGGCAACGCTCTGGTGACCCTGTACATGGCAGTATGGGTAAGGGCCAGATCTTGGTGAACGGCCACAGCGCAGGGATATGTGTGAAGAGTTTGCAGGGAAGTGGAAAAGCGATGTCAGTTCATCATAATACATTAACTGGTTTTGTAAGTTGTTAA